The window CGATCATCCGATGCATTTTCTTACCCACCCGGCGGATCCAGCGCAGATGCTCCCGGAGCTCTTCCACGGATAGCGTCTCCAGATCCTTCTCCAGGAACTCTGTTGCTCCCAGGATCACGCCCAGGGGCTGTTTAAGGTCATGAGCCACCGTATGGGCGAAGGCCTCCAGGTCCTGGTTCAGCCGGCTCAGCTCCTCCCGGTGCCGTCGTTCCTCCTCCAGCCATCGCGCCCGCTCCAGCGCGACGGCCACCGAGTTCACAAAGGGCATGACCAATCGGAGATGGTCCTCATGGAAAAAGCCGGGCTGGTAGCTGTCCAGCGCCAGCATCCCGATCACTCGGTCCTGAGCGATGAGAGGGATCCCCATCCACGATCGGATGGGAGCGTGCGGAGGCTCCCGGAAGATCGGATACTCCGCTGGCGCGTCCGGAAGGATCAGGGGCTTTCGCTCAAGGACGACCCGCGTGTTCGGGTTGTCCCCGGGGATCGGGAATCGGAAGCCCAGGACGGACTCCGGGAGGCCGCTCTGCCCGACGATCTCGAGATATCCCTCTCGAAGCCACTGGACCGAAGCGCTGTCATAGGGGATGAGGGTGCGGAGTTGTTCCAGGATGCGCCGGAGCATCACGGTCAGGGTGGGGGCCTCCACCACCGCGGCGATCGCCCGTCGGAGGGTGTCTGCTTCCCGCCAGCGGGCCTGGGCCTCCTCCAGGGAGCGCGCTTTGGCGATCGCCAGGGCAACGATGCGCGCCATGATCTCCCCCCGGGCGATCTCCTCGCTGGTGAACCGATGAGGGGTGTTGTAGGCGATCAGGAGGGCCCCCAGCCACTTCCCTCCGGCGATGAGGGGGAGGGCCAGCAGGGATCGGGTGGGGAACTGCGCCGCGATGCGGGGGCTGAGGTAAGGAGTGTTGGACACATCCTCGATGGGAAGGGGCCGGCCGGCCCGTAAGGCGGATTCCGTAGCGGTGACTTCCCCGGGCTGGGCCCGCAAGGTGGGGTAGATCTCCCGCAAGGGGCCATAGGCCGCCATGGGAATCGGTTGGCCGGACCGCTCGTCCCACTGCGTGATGAAGCAACCGTCGGCCCCGATGATGGCTCCCAGGCGATCGGCCAGCACCTGAAGCATGGACGGAAGATCTGGCGACTCCAGAGCAGTCCCGAGGATCTCATAAAGGGAGCGCAGGAACCGCTCCCGATCCTCCAGGATGAGCTCCATCTCCCGACGGCGGGTGAGGTCCCGGAGGGTGAGGGCCCAGCCGATCATCCGGCCCCGTCGATCCCGCACCGGTGAAATCTGCAGCTCATAGAAACGCCGTGCTTCCCCTTCCCCCAGGACCATCTCCTCCCGCGTCTCGGTCGCTTCTCGGAGACGGGTTGCCAGGTCCGGCCAGAGGGCGAGGATCTCCCGGGCAGGGCGTCCCAGCGCTCGATCCCGATCCAGCCCCAGCATGCGGGCGGCGCTCGGGTTGAGGTCGACGAGGCGGTGGGAGGCGTCCAGGACGATCAACCCATCCGCCATGTTCTCGATGATGGTTTCATATGCGATCGGTGTGATGTCTAAGAGCCTGAACCGGTAAGCCCCCCAGGCCAGGGCGAGCCCGCCCACGACGAAGCCGTAAGGGGTGAAATCGAACGTCACGGTGGGGAAGGGGTTCAGGAGAGCGGTCAACCCGTTGGCGGCCCAGGGCGCCAGGAGGCCGAGCATCATCATCCCGGCCTGACCCCGATAGAGGGAGGGGCGACGGAGCAAGAAGCGCAGGAACAGGATGGTGGCCAGGAGCATGAGGCTGTAGGCGTATGCGACATGGATGTAAAACCAGGTCCCGTGGATAACGGCCATGCGGGGGAAGGGGCCTTGCACGTCTAAGGCGATGGACGACCAGATCCACCCGTGTCGCTCGTTCGTCCAGGCCAGCCCCAGCGTCAGCAGGGGCTCCAGGACCAGCCATCCCAGGCGCCGGGGAGAGGTCCAGCGCTCGTGGCCTGTGTAGTGAAGGGCAACGATCAACCATACGGTGGGAATGAAAGCGATCCCGAGGTATTGGACTTTGGCCCAGAAAACTTTCTCCGTCAGGCTGGCCCGGGAAAGCTCGAAGGCGTAGCTGGAGGTCCACAGGGCGATCAGCAGATTCATGACGCAGAGAGCTGCCGCGCCGGGAGCTGACCGGGTTTTCCAGGTATATCCAGCCAGCCCCAGGGCGATGAGGGCCGCTCCGAACAGGGAGAATATGAATAACGCACCTGGCCCAGGCATGAGCGAGATCCCTTTCGCTTCCAGAGGGGTAGCCGCCCACCCGGCTGCTCGCAGCTCGTTTAGGCGCCTTCGCGCCGTGCCTCTATCGGCCTGGACGCAGTTGCCCGACCGGTCGGTGAAGATCGATGGCTGATCACTTCATCGGCAAGAAACGGAACAGCGTCTTTCAGGGTATACGGGATCGCAAGGGAATTCCAATCATGTCGTTCCGGTTCTATTGTAACCCTGCTTCCATGGGGTGGAATTTTGAGCCTCCGGCTGTGAACCCCTTTCCGAACCCGGATCCGCCCGGATAAAAAACCGCGCCCCGGGGTTGCCCCCCGGGGCGCGGTGAGGTGGGCCGTGCAGGACTCGAACCTGCAACCTTGGGATTAAGAGTCCCCTGCTCTACCAGTTGAGCTAACGGCCCACGTCCACTTCTAAAGTATAGCCAGGGCTCCATGGGCTGTCAAGGCGGAGCGCTCCGAGCGGCCTCCGGGCGGAGGCAGAACCTTGAACGGGGGCGGCTATCCCCTAAATAGGACTTACGCCGTTTTCTGCGTATTCCGGTCGTGGCCTTGGGTTTTATCCCGAGGCCAGAGGACCGGCCACCGGGGTCGCCCACCGACCCCTGCCTCGAAGGCCGGAGCCCTCGAGGAATTCCACCCCCCTGCGGGCGATGTTCACCGCCGCCGCCTCGTGACGGCCCATCCTCACCCCGCAAGGGCACGCCAGGGCGTGTCCCCTTAGCCGGTCTACCACCCTGCCGCATACCGGACACGCCCGGGACGTGTTCTGCGGATCCACCCAAATCACCGGAACCCCATAAAACCTCGCCTTGTGAACCAGAATCCGATGGAAAGTCATAATGCTCCAGAAGTTGAGCAAACGCTGCCGCATCCTCCTGGACTTCCCCTTCCCGATCCGCTCCTTCATCCCCTTCAGGTCCTCCAGCACCAGGGCTGCTTTCATTCCAAGCGCCCACGCAATCAGCGCCAGGGCCAGATGATGCCAGAAGTTCTCCGTCTTCTCCCGGCGGATCATTCGGTGCTTGGAGGCGATCTTCTTCTTCGCCTTCGGGTTGTGCTTCCCTCTTGTCCCTTTGATCTCGCGCCGCAGATGGTCCCGGTTGACCTTCCCCACATATCCCGTGTCGATCTCCCGGATCTCACCGGTGGAGGTCACGAAAGCCGTCAGATTCCCCTCATTGCTGTCGATCCCGATCACCCCCTCCGGCTCATAGGGGATGGGATCGGGGAACTTCAAGGGGATGGAGAGGGAATGGGCCGTGAGCGTCGGCTCCCCCATCCGCGCCCGCCCCGCCTTCCACTCGTCCAGCAGCCGGCGATACTTGTGGTGAGGGCGAAAGGTGAGGACGATGGGCTCCGGATCCCGGGGGGAGACCGGGATCGTGACGGTCAGGGTCTCGCCGTCCCATTCGATCTTCACCGTCTGCTGGACCAGGTAGACCGATGGACGCCGGATCTCCGGCCGGTCCGCCCGGGTCTTCCCTCTCCGCTGCCGGTTTCGGAAGCCGTGGACGATCCGGGCGCCGGATCGGATCGCCCCGTAGATGAGACTGGAGTGGAGATCCGGATGCTGCGCGCGCAGGGAGGGGTAGAGGGCTTTGATGAGGGTGAAGGTGGCGGTTTTGCCGTTTTCCAGGGCGTAGTCGACGGCCTGCCGCTGGATGTCGGCGCAGGCCTCCATCAAAGCGCGGATTTTGGGATGCTCCTCGAATCGGAACCGCAGACAGACCGTCGGCATCGTCGCCGCCTCCATCCATAATGATAGCCCCGTCCGCCGCGTGAAGAGAAGGGCACAGCCAACTGCGTAACTCCTACCTAAAATGAAACGCAGAGGTCGAGCCTGACAGGGAGGAGGATCGATGTCCGGACGAGGTCCTCAGGATGTGCAGGCGTTCCTGGATCAACATCTCCCCGGAACCGCGGTGCGGGTGCTGGAGCAGAGCACGGCGACGGCCCCGGAGGCCGCGGCGGCGGTCGGATGCCCCCTGGGCGCCATCGTGAAGTCCCTCCTCTTCCTGGCCGATGGGGACCCACGGCTGGTGCTGGTGGCCGGGGATCGAAAAGCTGATCAGCGCCTCCTGGCGGGGCTGTGGGGGATCTCCCGCAAGCGCATCCGCATCGCGGACCCCGAGACGGTGCAACAGGTGACCGGATTCGAGGTGGGCGCGGTGCCTCCCGTCGCCCACGCCACGCCCCTCCCGGTCTGGATCGACGCCTCCCTCGCTCGTTACGAGATCCTGTGGGCGGCCGCCGGAGCGCGCAACGCCCTTTTCCCCATCACCTTCACGGACCTGGTCCGGATCACCGGCGGGACGGTCGCCGCGTTCACGGTAGAGGATCGCCCGGTGGAGCAGGGGCCCGATGCGGATCCTGGCCATTGAGACCTCGTGCGATGAGACGGCGGCGGCGGTGGTGGAGGACGGCCGGGCCCTGCGCAGCCACGTGGTGGCCTCCCAGGCCGCCTTCCACGCCAAATACGGCGGCATCTTCCCGGAGCTTGCCGCCCGGATGCATGTCGAGGCCATCGTCCCGGTCACCCGCGAGGCCCTCTCTCAGGCCGGCCTCTCATGGGAGGCCATCGACGCCATCGCCGTGACTTACGGGCCCGGCCTGCCCGGCTCGCTGGTGGTCGGGGTGAGTTTCGCGAAAGCCCTGGCCTTCGCCCGTCGCAAACCCCTCATCGCCGTCAATCACCTGGAAGGCCACCTCTACGCCCACCGCCTCCGGGTGGAGGGGAACCCCCCGGAGGACCTCCCCACGCCGTTCCTGGCCCTCATCGTCTCCGGCGGCCACACCGAGCTCATCTGGGTCCGGGATCTCCTGGATCACCGCCGGGTGGGCTGGACCATCGACGATGCGGCGGGGGAGGCCTTCGACAAGGTCGCCCGGCTCCTGGGCCTGGGGTTCCCCGGCGGGCCCGCCATCGAGCGGATCGCCCGGGAAGGGGATCCCCAAGCTTTCCCCTTCCCCGCTTTGCCGAAGGTCGACGATCCCCTCTGGTTCAGCTTCAGCGGGCTGAAGACCGCAGTCCTGCGCACCGTGGAGCGGTTCCAGGGACGGCCCCTCCCGGTGGCCGATCTGGCAGCTTCCTTCCAGGCGGCGGTGGTCGAGCAGCTGGTGACGAAGACGCTGGAGGCCCTGCGCCGCTACGAAGCCCGGGCGATCCTGATCTCCGGCGGAGTCTCCGCCAACCGGCTGCTCCGATCCGAGATGGCCCGCCGCGCCCCCGTCCCGGTGGTGGCTCCTCCACCCTGGTTGTGCACGGACAACGCGGCGATGATCGGCGCCGCCGCGGCGCTCCACGCCCGGGCCGGTCACTTCGCCTCCCTCGACCTGGAGGTGGACCCCGATGCGAAGATCGGATCGGCCCCTTGGGATCCCGGGCGCAGCCGCCTTCGGGATTGAAGCCCCGCGCCCCAAACCCGGGGTATAATCCCGGGGGAGGCCGGAGGGAATGGCAGCCCCCGGGCGGGAGAAACAGCGAAGATGCTTCAGACCCAGGAATGGGTGTCGGTCGAGGAGGCCCGCCGGCTGATCCTGGCGGAGTTTCATCCGCTGCCGTCGGAGTCGGTGCCCCTTTCCCGGGCCCTCGGGCGCATCCTGGCGGAGGACATCCGGGCGGAGAGGGATCTGCCTCCTTTCCCGAACTCCGCCATGGACGGCTACGCGGTCCGCGCGGAGGACGTCCGGACGGCGAGCCGGGAGCGGCCGGTCCGATTGCGGGTGCGGGGGGAGGCCGCGGCGGGCCGTCCGTTCCCCGGCGTGGTGGAGCCCGGGACGGCGGTGCGCATCGCCACCGGGGCCCTGCTTCCCAACGGGGCGGATGCGGTGATCCCGGTGGAGGACACGGATGATGCGGGCGGGCCGGGCCGTCCTCTTCCTCCGGAGATCGCCGTGTTCCGGCCGGCGCAGCCCGGACAGTTCATCCGCCCGGCCGGGGAGGATGTGGCCCGGGGGACGGTGGCGCTGGAGCAGGGGACGATCCTGACTCCGGGGGCCCTGGCCCTTCTGGCCGCCCTGGGACGCCTGGAGGTGCCCGTCCACCGCCGGCCGCGGGTGGCGGTGCTGGCCATCGGCGACGAGCTGATCGAGCCGGGCCGTCCGCTTCCCCCGGGCTGCATTTACGAGACCAACCGGACGGCCCTGGCGGCCCAGGCGGTGGAGGCCGGGGCGGAGCCCTTGCTGCTGGGGATCGCCCGGGACGATCCGGAGGATCTGCAGCGGTTGCTGGACGAAGCGGCTGCTCACCATCCGGATCTCATCCTCTCCTCCGCGGGCGCCTCCGTGGGCGCTTACGATTGGGTGAAGGAAGTGGTCCGCCGGCACGGGGAGCTCCGGCTCTGGAAGGTGCGCATCCGCCCGGGGAAGCCCTTCGCCTTCGGCCACTACCGGGGCATCCCCTTCTTCGGCCTGCCCGGGAACCCGGTCTCCGCGATGATCACCTTCGACCAGTTCGTCCGGCCGGTCCTGCGCCGGATGAGCGGCTATCCCCGCTGGGAGCGGCCCCGCATCCCGGTGCACCTGGCCGAGCCGATCTCCAGCGACGGTCGGGAGACGTATTTCCGCGCGCGCATTTTCTATGAGGATGGCCGGTTCTGGGCCCGCCTCAGTGGGCTGCAGGGCTCTCATATCCTGAGCGCGATGGCCCGAGCGAACGGCCTGGTCATCCTCCCCGAGGGAGTGCCGGCGCTCCCGGAGGGGGCGACGGCGATGGCCGAGGTGTGGGTAGACCTCCAGGATCTGATGAGCGCATCCGGAACCCCGTAAGGAGAGGCTTCGATGAGCAAGCGCACGGCCCGTTCCACCCCGACCCGGCGACCCATCGGCCTGCCGATCCTGATTGTGGCGGCGGCGCTGGTGGGGGTGCTGGCCCTGATCGGCTATCAGTGGTGGGCCAGCCGCCCTTCGGAGCGCGTTGCCGCGGTGGACTACCCGAGCGGCCTGACCCCGGACGGTTATCCCTACAAGGGGAACCCGGAGGCGAAGATCGTGATCGAGGAGTATTCGGATTTCCAGTGCCCGGTCTGCGCCCGCTACACCCGGGAGGTCGCCCCACGGCTGGACGCGAAATACGTGAAGGCCGGGAAAGTGTATTATATTTTCCGGTATTTCCCCTTCCTGGGGCCGGAGTCCTTCCGGGCGGCGGAGGCGGCGGCTTGCGCGGCGGAACAGGGCCGGTTCTGGGAATATGAGCACGTCGTCTTCGCCAACCAGCGGGGGGAGAACCTGGGCTGGTTTTCCGATGACCGGCTGATCGGGTTCGCCGCGCGGGTGGGGCTGGATCGAGGGCGGTTCGAGAACTGCCTGCTCTCCGGCAAATACCGGGATTTCATCCGCCAGGCGGCCGAGGCCGGGCGCCAGCGAGGCGTCCGCGCGACGCCGACGATCTTCATCAACGGGGAGAAGATCGAGGGGCTATACGATGTGACGTTTTATGAGACCTACCTAGACACCCTGCTGCAGAAGGGCCCGTGAGAGGGAAGGCGGATGGCGCAGGCAAGGGTGGCGGCGGCGAAAGATCGGCTCGCCCTGGCCCAGAGCGGGCTGGCCCTGATGGGGGCGGGCGTGGCTGCTTACCTGACGTGGGCCAAGCTCCAGGGCGAGGGTCTGGTCTGCATCGGGTTCCGGGGCTGCGACGTGGTGAACAACAGCCCCTACGCGGAACTGCTCGGGATCCCGGTGGCCGCCTGGGGGCTGGGCGCCTATCTGGCCCTGGCCCTCCTCGGCGGCCTCTCATGGGTCGACCGCGCCTCCCTCCGGCCGTGGACGGTGACCCTCTCCTTCGCCCTCGCCCTGGGAGGATGGCTGTTCTCGATGTATCTCACGGCCATCGAGGCCTTCGTCCTCCACGCCTGGTGCAGCTGGTGCGTGACCTCCGCCATCCTCATCACCCTGTTGCTGGGAGTGTGCGGCCTTCGCTTCTATCAGACGTTCCGGGAGGAAGGGTAAACGCAATTAAGGAAGCATGACGTCGCCTCCGAGATCTTCCTCAATCTTTTAACATTCCGTCAGGAGGGATCCCATGCCGCGCATTCGCTGCCATTATGTGGATTGTGTCTACCTGGAGGCCGGCATGTGCACGGCCGATGAGATCGAGCTGGACCCCGAGATGGGTTGCCTGACCTACACCCAGGCCGAGGAGGAGGAGTGGGAGGAGGAAGAGGTGGTCCCGGAGGAAGAGGAGGAGCTGGAGCTGGACGACGAGGAGTGGGAGGAGATCGACCTCGAGGAGGACGAAGAGGACGAGGAATGGTGAGCCGCCCCTCTCGGCCTCCGAAGGACTCCGGGCGGGGCGGGGAGCCGTATGAAAGGCTGCCCCGCCCCGCCCGGGTGGAGCCCGCTGTGGCTGCGCCTCCGGGATCTACCCGTAGCGCTTCAGGAAGCGGGCGATGCGCTCCAGGGCCTCCTCGATCTTCTCGTAGGCGGTGGCATACGAGCAGCGGACGTGCCCTTCGCCCCCCAGCCCGAAGGCGCTCCCCGGGACCACGGCCACCTTCTCCTCCATGAGCAGACGCTCGCTGAACTCCGTGTCGCTCATGCCGGTGCGGGCGATGGAGGGGAAGGCGTAGAAGGCGCCCTTCGGCTCGAAGCAGGTCAGGCCCAGCTCGTTGAGCCCCTTCACGATCAGCCGCCGGCGCCGGTCGTATTCCTGGCGCATCTGTTCCACGTATTCCTCCCCGATGCGCAGGGCGGCCAGGGCAGCATACTGGGAAGGGGTGGGAGCGGACATGATGGTGTATTGATGGATCTTGCGCATGGCCGCCAGGATCTCCCGGGGCGCCGCCGCATAGCCGATCCGCCACCCCGTCATGGCGTAATCCTTGGAGAAGCCGCCGAGGAGGATGGTTCGCTCCCGGGCCCCCGGCAACGCCGCGAAACACGTGTGCGTCCCGTCGTAGACCAGGCGGTCGTAGATCTCGTCGGAGATCACGAGGAGATCGTATTTCTCCGCCAGGGCGGCGATGGCCATCAGTTTCTCCCGGGGCATCACCGCCCCCGTGGGGTTATTGGGGTAGCCGATCAGGATGGCCTTGGTGCGCGGGGTGATGCGGGCCTCGACGTCGGTGGGGTTGACCTGGAAATCCTCCTCCGCCCGCGTGGCGAAGGTCACCGGCACGCCCCCTGCCAGGGTCACCTCCGGCGCGTAGGAGACGAAACACGGCTGGGGGATGATCACCTCATCGCCCGGATCCAGGATGGCGTTCACCGCCAGATAAAGGGCCTCGGAAACCCCCACCGTGATCAGGATCTCCGACTCCGGGTCATAGGAGACGCCGTAGAGCCGGTAGAGATGCTCGGCCAGCGCCTCCCGCAATTCGATCAGCCCGGAGTTGCTGGTGTAATGGGTCTCCCCTCGCAGCAGGGACTCCACGCCGGCTTTGAGGATCGGCTCCGGCGTCACGAAATCCGGCTCGCCGATGCTCAGGCTGATCACGTCTTTCATCGTCGCCGCGATATCAAAGAAGCGGCGGATCCCGGACGGAGGGATGGAAGCTACGCGCTGGGCGATGAAGTTCCGCATCGCTGCAACCTCCCGGTCAGATCGTCCGATCAGAGGCAAATCGGAGGTGCCCTTCACGTTGTCCTTTCCTCCCGCTGGGGATTCTCCCCCAGCCCCGCCGGATCGACAAGGCCTCCGGATGGACGCGCGAGATCCCGGGCGCCGGCGTGGGATCCCCTGAGGGGGTCAAGGGCCTCGCGCGCCACAGCCCGGAACTCCGCCAGGATCATCGCCGTGGCCCCCCAGATGACGTGCCCCCCCAGCCGGAACACCGGGATCCGCCACCGCGCGCCGTGAAGCTCCCATTCCTCCTCACCCTGATGGCGCGGATCCAGCAGCCAGGAGAGGGTGGCCTCCAGCACCTCCGCCACCTCCAGGGGGGCGGGATGGAACACGGGGCGCTCCGGGAGATAGCCCACCACCGGATATACCAGAAAGCCGCTGGGGGGGACATAGAGGGGGGTGAGATGGCCCAGGAGGCCCACTGCGCTTGTCAGAAAGCCCAGCTCCTCCTCGGTTTCCCGCAGAGCAGCCGCCTCCGGGGATTCGCCCGGCTCGCATGCGCCCCCGGGCAGGGAGATCTGCCCCTTGTGATGGGCCACATGATCCGTCCGTCGGGTGAGCGGGAAGGCGAGGTCACGGCCCCGGGGATACAAGAGGATCAGCACGGCCGCCGGCCGGGCCTCCGGAGGAAGCCCCCCGGTCTGCTCCAGGAGGGCCCGACGATAGGGCGGGGCCATCTCCCACTGGGCAGAAGGCCCGGGGAGCGGCCGGGCCAGCGCCTCCCGAAGCCGTTGGATCATCGCTTCCGGCGTCGGCTCCGTGCGGATGGAGGAAGTCATGAGCGCGCCCCCCAGGCCATGGCTTCTTCTAACAGCGCGATCACCTCCTCATCGGAGACCTGCTCGAACTGCTCGTAGAAGGCCCCGACGGCCCAGAACAGGGCAGGGGTGTAAAGCACCACCACCGCGTCGGCTTCCGCTTCCACCCGGGGGAGCATCTCCGGCGGCGCCACCGGGGCGGCGGCGATCCGCCGCTTCGCGCCCCGATGGCGCAGCGAGCGCAGGCTCACCCGCATCGTCGCCCCCGTGGCGATCCCATCGTCCACCACCACCACGGTTCGCCCTTCCACCGGAACCGGCGGGCGGAGCCCGCGAAAGCGGGCAGCCCGTCGCCGCAGCTCCTCCTGCTGGCGGCGGGTCTCTTCCTCAATGTAATCGGGGGGGATCTCCAGCTCCGCGACCGCGAGGGGATCGATCCAGAGGGTTCCATCCTCGGCCACCGCCCCGATCGCCAGCTCCGGGTTGCCCGGGGCGCCCAGCTTGTGGGCCAGCACCACATCCAGGGGAGCCCCCAGCGCCCGGGCGACCTCGTAGGCCACCACCACGCCCCCCCGGGGGATCCCCAGCACCACCACCTGTCCGGCCCGGGCCTCCGGCTCCAGGTCCCGCAACGCCTCCGCCAGCCGCTGTCCGGCCTCCCGCCGATCCCGGAACCGCATGAATGCCTCCGTTCCTGCACAACTGCCAGGTTGATCTTAACGCAGATCTCGATGGGATGGGTTCCCCGGCTCCTGAGGAACCGGGAACGCGGGAGGCCGGCGAAGCCGGCTCATCCCCCGGTCGGATGCGGGGCGCTCTCCGGGCGGATCCGGGCGATGGAGGCCAGCCGGTCGGTTTCCGCCAGGGCGATCAGGCGGCTGCCGCGGGCCGCCCGGCCGGCCTGGGGGACCTCCCGGACGGGGATCCGGATGGCCATCCCGCTGACCGTCAGCAGCACGAGGTCGTCCTCCGGACGCACCGTCCGCGCCGCCACGATCTCCCCGATCTCCTCCAGTCGATCCGCCACCGTCCGCACGCCCCCCGTGGCCCGGCCCTTCTGGGGATACTGGGCGAAGGGGGTGCGCTTCCCGAAACCTCCCGCCGTCACCACCAGGAGCTCTCCCTCTGGATCCACCCGATCCAGGGCGACCACCTGATCGCCTTCCTCCAGCCGGATGCCCCGCACGCCGGCCGCCGCCCGGCCCATCGGGCGCACCTCCGCCTCCTCGAAGCGCAGCGCCTGACCCCGCGCTGTCACCAGCACCAGGTCCCCACGGCCGTCGCTGAGGCAAACGTCCTGCAGCACATCCCCTTCCTCCAGCAGGATCGCCACCAGGCCGGAGGAGCGAACGGTGAGGAACTCGCTCAGGGGGACCCGCTTGATCTTCCCCAGGCGGGTGGCCATCACCAGGTAACGGTCCGCCCCATCGCCGGCCCCTTCCATCCAGGCGGGCGGGACCGCCACCAGGGCGGTGATGCGCTCTCCCTCCGCCAGGTTGATCAGGTTCACAATGGGGAGGCCCCGGGCCGCCCGATCCGCGTCCGGCACCTCGTAGACCCGGATCCGATAGGCCCGGCCCTGATCTGTGAAAAGGAAGAGATAGTCCAGGGCTCGACAGGCCAGCCCCCGGGCGACCGCGTCCTCCTCGTCGGTGGTCATCCCGGTGACCCCGCGCCCTCCGCGGCCCTGGGGCCGGTAGGCGGCCACCGGGACCCGCTTGATGTAGCCCCGCTGGCTCAGGAGCACCAGCACCGGCTCGTCGGGGATGAGGTCCTCCACGGTGAACTCCGCCGTGGCCTCGGGGAGGATGCGGGTGCGGCGGGGATCGCCGTATTTCTCCTTGAGCTCCTGCAGCTCCCCGCGGATCACCATCCGGATTTTGTGGGGATCGGCCAGCAGGGCCTCCAGCTCGGCGATGCGGGCCTGCAGGCTTTGATACTCCTCCTCCAGCCGCTGGCGCTCCAGCGCCGCCAGACGCCGCAACGGCATGTCCAGGATGGCCTGGGCCTGGACCTCCGTGAGCCCGAAGCGGGCCATCAGGTGTGTCTTCGCGGTCTCCGCATCGGGGGCGTTGCGGATGAGGGCGATCACCTCGTCCAGGAACTGGAGGGCGATCCGTAGCCCCTCCAGGATATGGGCCCGCGCCTTCGCCTTCTCCAGGTCGTAGCGCGTCCGCCGGGTCACCACCTGGATCCGGTGCTCGACGAACAGCTGCAGCATCCGCTTAAGGGAGAGGACCCGAGGCTGGCCGTCCACCAGGGCCAGCATCTGGACCCCGAAGGTGGTCTGAAGGGGGGTGAACTTCAGGAGCTGGTTGAGCACCGTCTGGGGCCGGGCGCCGCGCTTGAGCTCGATGACGATGCTCATCCCGTGGCGGTCGGACTCGTCGCGCAGGTCGGCGATGTCCTCGATGCGCCCTTCGCGGACCAGCTCGGCGATCCGCTCGATGAGGGCCGCCTTGTTCACCTGATAGGGCAGCTCCGTCACCACGATGCGCCAGCGCCCGCCCTTCATCTCCTCGATGCGGGTCACCGCCCGCACCACCAGCCGCCCGTGCCCGGTGGCGTAGGCGGCTTTGATCCCCTCCTGGCCCAGGATCAGCCCGCCGGTGGGGAAGTCCGGGCCCGGGATGAAGCGCATGAGATCCTCCACCGTGATCTCATCCCGCTCCTCCCAGCGGTCGATGAGATGGATCAGGGCATCGCAGACTTCCTGGAGGTTGTGGGGGGGGATGTTGGTGGCCATCCCCACGGCGATCCCCGAAGCCCCGTTGATCAGCAGCTGGGGCGCCTTCGCCGGCAGCACCACCGGCTCCCGCAGCGAACCATCAAAATTGTCCACCCACTCCACCGTCTCCTTCTCCAGATCCGCCAGCAGCTCCTCCGCCATCGGCGTCAGCCGCGCCTCGGTATACCGCATCGCCGCCGGCGGATCCCCATCCACCGACCCGAAGTTCCCCTGCCCGTCCACCAGGGGATAGCGCATGGTGAAGTCCTGGGCCATCCGGGCCAGGGCCTCATACACCGCCATATCCCCGTGGGGGTGGAACTTGCCCAGCACCTCCCCCACGATGCGGGCCGACTTCTTGTAAGGGGCGTTCGGATGCAGCCCCATCTCGTGCATCACATACAGAATGCGCCGCTGCACCGGCTTCAGCCCGTCCCGCACGTCCGGCAGCGCCCGCGCCACAATCACACTCATCGCGTAGTCCAGATAAGCCGCTTTGAGCT is drawn from Thermoflexus hugenholtzii and contains these coding sequences:
- the glp gene encoding gephyrin-like molybdotransferase Glp, yielding MLQTQEWVSVEEARRLILAEFHPLPSESVPLSRALGRILAEDIRAERDLPPFPNSAMDGYAVRAEDVRTASRERPVRLRVRGEAAAGRPFPGVVEPGTAVRIATGALLPNGADAVIPVEDTDDAGGPGRPLPPEIAVFRPAQPGQFIRPAGEDVARGTVALEQGTILTPGALALLAALGRLEVPVHRRPRVAVLAIGDELIEPGRPLPPGCIYETNRTALAAQAVEAGAEPLLLGIARDDPEDLQRLLDEAAAHHPDLILSSAGASVGAYDWVKEVVRRHGELRLWKVRIRPGKPFAFGHYRGIPFFGLPGNPVSAMITFDQFVRPVLRRMSGYPRWERPRIPVHLAEPISSDGRETYFRARIFYEDGRFWARLSGLQGSHILSAMARANGLVILPEGVPALPEGATAMAEVWVDLQDLMSASGTP
- a CDS encoding thioredoxin domain-containing protein, with amino-acid sequence MSKRTARSTPTRRPIGLPILIVAAALVGVLALIGYQWWASRPSERVAAVDYPSGLTPDGYPYKGNPEAKIVIEEYSDFQCPVCARYTREVAPRLDAKYVKAGKVYYIFRYFPFLGPESFRAAEAAACAAEQGRFWEYEHVVFANQRGENLGWFSDDRLIGFAARVGLDRGRFENCLLSGKYRDFIRQAAEAGRQRGVRATPTIFINGEKIEGLYDVTFYETYLDTLLQKGP
- a CDS encoding vitamin K epoxide reductase family protein — encoded protein: MAQARVAAAKDRLALAQSGLALMGAGVAAYLTWAKLQGEGLVCIGFRGCDVVNNSPYAELLGIPVAAWGLGAYLALALLGGLSWVDRASLRPWTVTLSFALALGGWLFSMYLTAIEAFVLHAWCSWCVTSAILITLLLGVCGLRFYQTFREEG
- a CDS encoding aminotransferase class I/II-fold pyridoxal phosphate-dependent enzyme translates to MRNFIAQRVASIPPSGIRRFFDIAATMKDVISLSIGEPDFVTPEPILKAGVESLLRGETHYTSNSGLIELREALAEHLYRLYGVSYDPESEILITVGVSEALYLAVNAILDPGDEVIIPQPCFVSYAPEVTLAGGVPVTFATRAEEDFQVNPTDVEARITPRTKAILIGYPNNPTGAVMPREKLMAIAALAEKYDLLVISDEIYDRLVYDGTHTCFAALPGARERTILLGGFSKDYAMTGWRIGYAAAPREILAAMRKIHQYTIMSAPTPSQYAALAALRIGEEYVEQMRQEYDRRRRLIVKGLNELGLTCFEPKGAFYAFPSIARTGMSDTEFSERLLMEEKVAVVPGSAFGLGGEGHVRCSYATAYEKIEEALERIARFLKRYG
- a CDS encoding CoA pyrophosphatase, producing the protein MTSSIRTEPTPEAMIQRLREALARPLPGPSAQWEMAPPYRRALLEQTGGLPPEARPAAVLILLYPRGRDLAFPLTRRTDHVAHHKGQISLPGGACEPGESPEAAALRETEEELGFLTSAVGLLGHLTPLYVPPSGFLVYPVVGYLPERPVFHPAPLEVAEVLEATLSWLLDPRHQGEEEWELHGARWRIPVFRLGGHVIWGATAMILAEFRAVAREALDPLRGSHAGARDLARPSGGLVDPAGLGENPQREERTT
- a CDS encoding phosphoribosyltransferase: MRFRDRREAGQRLAEALRDLEPEARAGQVVVLGIPRGGVVVAYEVARALGAPLDVVLAHKLGAPGNPELAIGAVAEDGTLWIDPLAVAELEIPPDYIEEETRRQQEELRRRAARFRGLRPPVPVEGRTVVVVDDGIATGATMRVSLRSLRHRGAKRRIAAAPVAPPEMLPRVEAEADAVVVLYTPALFWAVGAFYEQFEQVSDEEVIALLEEAMAWGARS